A genomic window from Candidatus Krumholzibacteriota bacterium includes:
- the rfaE1 gene encoding D-glycero-beta-D-manno-heptose-7-phosphate kinase yields the protein MTRSAVAVVGDLMLDRYLWGRVDRISPEAPVPVVAVDGTGSRPGGAANVAWNLVSLGIDARLVGVVGRDAAAREMRALIAERGIEPGFIIADGERVTTEKIRIVAHNQQVVRADFETGGEPGSRALGRLLAAIRRAIDGADAVVVSDYGKGVVTGPVMDAVREAAAARGVPILVDPKEGHFSLYRGAYVVTPNRKEAGGFYNRRIGTAAELDEVGRALLDDLEAAAILVTLGEDGMTLFERGERPRHFPTRASEVFDVTGAGDTVVGVLAAGLAAGAGLHRSIELANAAAGIVVREVGTATVGRAELERSFPA from the coding sequence ATGACTCGATCGGCAGTCGCCGTCGTCGGCGATCTCATGCTCGACCGGTATCTCTGGGGGCGGGTCGACCGGATCAGCCCCGAGGCGCCGGTCCCCGTCGTCGCCGTCGACGGCACGGGCTCCCGTCCGGGTGGCGCGGCCAACGTCGCCTGGAACCTCGTCTCCCTCGGCATCGACGCGCGGCTCGTCGGCGTGGTCGGCCGCGACGCCGCCGCGCGCGAGATGCGGGCACTGATCGCCGAGCGCGGAATCGAACCCGGTTTCATCATCGCCGACGGCGAGCGGGTGACGACGGAGAAGATCCGGATCGTCGCGCACAACCAGCAGGTCGTCCGCGCCGATTTCGAGACGGGCGGGGAGCCGGGAAGCCGGGCGCTCGGACGGTTGCTCGCGGCAATCCGGCGAGCGATCGACGGCGCCGATGCCGTCGTCGTTTCCGACTACGGCAAGGGCGTGGTGACCGGTCCCGTGATGGACGCGGTCCGCGAGGCGGCCGCCGCGCGCGGCGTGCCGATCCTCGTCGACCCCAAGGAAGGGCATTTCTCGCTCTACCGCGGGGCGTACGTGGTCACGCCGAACCGCAAGGAAGCGGGGGGGTTCTACAACCGCCGGATCGGGACGGCCGCCGAGCTCGACGAGGTGGGTCGGGCCCTCCTCGACGATCTCGAGGCCGCGGCGATTCTCGTGACGCTCGGCGAGGACGGCATGACCCTCTTCGAGCGCGGCGAGCGGCCGCGCCACTTCCCGACGAGGGCGAGCGAGGTCTTCGACGTGACCGGCGCGGGGGATACGGTGGTCGGCGTCCTCGCGGCGGGGCTCGCCGCCGGGGCCGGCCTGCACCGTTCCATAGAGCTGGCCAACGCCGCGGCGGGGATCGTCGTCCGGGAGGTCGGCACGGCCACCGTCGGGCGCGCCGAACTCGAACGTTCCTTTCCCGCGTGA
- a CDS encoding GTPase, which translates to MSKKRIVIMGAAGRDFHNFNTLFRGNADYEVVAFTATQIPDIDDRVYPAELAGELYPKGIPIRPEEDLGEIIENENIEEVLFAYSDVSSQYVMEKAQYVNALGAHFVLAGGRPTMIESTKPVVSICAVRTGCGKSQTTRRVARILIDAGKKVAAIRHPMPYGDLVAQKVQRFGSIEDLAKHKCTIEEMEEYEPHIEAGVVIYSGVDYEAILREAEKEADVILWDGGNNDLPFYRPDLAITVVDPHRPGHELEYYPGFANLLMADVIVINKIDTADLCGIEEVRSNIAQVNPDAMVVDAASPLVVDHPELIAGRKVLCVEDGPTLTHGGMKYGAGVMAALKFQAAELVDPRPWATGKIARTFRRYPDVGELLPAMGYDADQIKDLEKTIAATECDTVIIGTPIDLTRIVRIDKPTVRVSYDLDEIGHPDLVDALKPILS; encoded by the coding sequence ATGAGCAAGAAGAGGATCGTCATCATGGGTGCCGCAGGAAGGGATTTCCACAACTTCAACACGCTCTTCCGCGGCAATGCCGACTACGAGGTCGTCGCATTCACGGCGACGCAGATTCCCGACATCGACGATCGCGTGTACCCCGCGGAACTGGCCGGTGAGCTCTATCCCAAGGGCATTCCCATCAGGCCCGAGGAGGATCTCGGCGAGATCATCGAGAACGAGAACATCGAGGAGGTCCTCTTCGCATACAGCGACGTCTCGAGCCAGTACGTGATGGAGAAGGCGCAGTACGTCAACGCTCTCGGCGCGCATTTCGTTCTCGCCGGCGGCCGGCCGACGATGATCGAGAGCACGAAGCCGGTCGTCTCGATCTGCGCGGTGCGCACCGGCTGCGGCAAGAGCCAGACGACCCGCCGCGTCGCCAGGATCCTTATCGACGCGGGCAAGAAGGTGGCCGCGATCAGGCACCCGATGCCCTACGGCGACCTCGTCGCGCAGAAGGTGCAGCGCTTCGGATCCATCGAGGACCTGGCGAAGCACAAGTGCACGATCGAGGAGATGGAGGAGTACGAGCCGCACATCGAGGCGGGCGTCGTCATCTATTCGGGGGTCGATTACGAGGCGATCCTCCGCGAGGCCGAGAAGGAGGCCGACGTGATCCTCTGGGACGGCGGCAACAACGACCTGCCCTTCTACCGTCCCGACCTCGCCATCACCGTCGTCGATCCGCACCGGCCGGGCCACGAGCTCGAGTACTACCCCGGGTTCGCGAACCTGCTCATGGCCGACGTCATCGTCATCAACAAGATCGACACGGCCGATCTCTGCGGCATCGAGGAGGTCCGCTCGAACATCGCCCAGGTCAATCCCGACGCGATGGTCGTCGATGCGGCCTCGCCGCTCGTCGTCGACCATCCCGAGCTGATCGCGGGGAGAAAGGTCCTCTGCGTCGAGGACGGACCCACCCTGACGCACGGCGGGATGAAGTACGGCGCCGGCGTCATGGCGGCCCTGAAGTTCCAGGCCGCCGAGCTGGTCGATCCGCGTCCGTGGGCCACGGGCAAGATCGCGCGCACCTTCCGGCGGTATCCGGACGTGGGCGAGCTGCTCCCGGCGATGGGCTACGACGCCGACCAGATCAAGGATCTCGAGAAGACGATCGCCGCCACCGAGTGCGACACGGTGATCATCGGCACGCCGATCGACCTCACGAGGATCGTCAGGATCGACAAGCCCACCGTGCGGGTGAGCTACGATCTGGACGAGATCGGCCACCCGGATCTCGTCGACGCGCTGAAACCGATCCTCTCGTAG
- a CDS encoding 4Fe-4S binding protein produces IDCVGDGADVRAGGFALPSNKGLRLVPEWLAKLVAPLVWVQPAIVPERCVGCGFCAESCPVDAIDRDGDVYRIDRRRCVQCMCCHELCPHRSIDIRMSRLARLFR; encoded by the coding sequence ATCGACTGCGTCGGCGACGGGGCGGATGTGCGCGCCGGGGGGTTCGCGCTCCCCTCCAACAAGGGGCTCAGGCTCGTCCCCGAGTGGCTCGCCAAGCTCGTCGCGCCGCTGGTGTGGGTGCAGCCGGCGATCGTCCCCGAACGGTGCGTGGGGTGCGGCTTCTGCGCGGAGAGCTGCCCCGTGGACGCGATCGACCGCGACGGCGACGTCTACCGCATCGACCGGCGCCGGTGCGTGCAGTGCATGTGCTGCCACGAGCTCTGCCCGCACCGGAGCATCGATATTCGGATGAGCCGGCTCGCCCGCCTCTTCCGCTGA
- the rpmF gene encoding 50S ribosomal protein L32, with the protein MAVPKRRTSKSKKRMRRSHYKAAAPTVTKCSHCHQAKPPHVVCPHCGYYGGREVVKPEVEEA; encoded by the coding sequence ATGGCCGTACCGAAACGGAGAACGTCGAAATCCAAGAAACGGATGCGGCGCTCGCACTACAAGGCGGCGGCGCCGACCGTGACGAAGTGTTCGCATTGCCACCAGGCCAAGCCTCCCCACGTCGTGTGTCCGCACTGCGGGTACTACGGCGGGCGGGAAGTCGTCAAACCCGAAGTCGAGGAAGCCTGA
- a CDS encoding lysophospholipid acyltransferase family protein: protein MKLLVFLPRLLPMRAAVRVGGLLGIVAFDVVRIRRAVTLANLERALGDVLDRRARIRTGRRSYVNFAKSMVEFASLGRLGAGRVLDLVSFAGREHADDVLARGGAIVVTGHFGSWELLGAAAAAAGMPVEFLVGEQQNRMVDGLMNDLRRSAGIGIIPRGVAARGIFAALKRGHLVALLSDQEARRGAGVIVDFFGIPSSTYPGAAQFAYRAGKPILFCYIVRRPDETHEAVFLPPIEVDPSAERETEVLRLTAAHAAALEAAIRKHPDHWLWAHKRWKTSPPAGGLPAG, encoded by the coding sequence GTGAAGCTGCTCGTCTTCCTGCCGCGGCTGTTGCCCATGCGCGCGGCCGTCCGCGTCGGCGGCCTGCTCGGGATCGTCGCCTTCGACGTCGTGCGCATCAGGCGGGCGGTGACCCTCGCCAACCTCGAGCGGGCCCTCGGCGACGTCCTCGACCGGCGCGCGCGGATCAGGACGGGGCGGCGCTCATACGTCAATTTCGCGAAGTCGATGGTCGAGTTCGCCTCGCTCGGGCGGCTCGGCGCCGGCAGGGTCCTCGATCTCGTCTCCTTCGCCGGGCGAGAGCACGCCGACGACGTCCTCGCGCGCGGCGGGGCGATCGTCGTCACGGGGCACTTCGGTTCGTGGGAGCTCCTCGGCGCCGCGGCGGCCGCCGCCGGGATGCCGGTCGAATTCCTCGTGGGAGAGCAGCAGAACCGGATGGTCGACGGCCTGATGAACGATCTGCGGCGCTCTGCGGGGATCGGGATCATCCCGCGCGGGGTGGCGGCGCGGGGGATCTTCGCCGCGCTGAAACGCGGACACCTGGTCGCCCTGCTGAGCGACCAGGAGGCCCGCCGGGGCGCGGGCGTCATCGTGGATTTCTTCGGGATCCCGTCGTCGACCTATCCCGGCGCCGCGCAATTCGCCTACCGCGCGGGCAAGCCGATCCTCTTCTGCTATATCGTGCGCCGGCCCGACGAGACGCACGAGGCGGTCTTCTTGCCGCCGATCGAGGTCGATCCGTCGGCCGAGCGCGAAACCGAGGTTCTGCGGCTCACCGCCGCGCACGCCGCGGCGCTCGAAGCGGCGATCAGGAAGCACCCGGACCACTGGCTCTGGGCGCACAAGCGATGGAAGACCTCGCCGCCGGCAGGCGGGCTCCCGGCCGGCTAG
- the fabD gene encoding ACP S-malonyltransferase produces MKKTAMLFPGQGSQYVGMGKDLVAAYPRIAEIYREADETLGQFFSRLCFGGEAEVLTETRNAQPAILLNSVAVATILREEGGVEPAIAAGHSLGEYSALAAVGVLAPMDALRIVRKRGELMYEAGLRQPGTMAAIIGLEAETVEEICRAASTGEETVVIANLNSPGQIVVSGHIPAVERAMESATAAGAKKAVKLNVSGAFHSPLVASAQDELVSFIGQFDFHPARAGVVSNADAKLVRERGEIVDALSRQLTSPVRWTESMRVLLDGWDGEIMEIGPGKVLSGLMKRIDRSRPVETVGTAAALEAYVAPEVEIA; encoded by the coding sequence ATGAAGAAGACAGCGATGTTGTTTCCCGGGCAGGGATCGCAGTACGTCGGCATGGGGAAGGATCTCGTCGCGGCCTACCCCCGGATCGCGGAGATCTACAGGGAAGCGGACGAGACCCTCGGCCAGTTCTTCTCGCGCCTCTGCTTCGGCGGCGAGGCGGAGGTCCTCACCGAGACCCGCAACGCGCAGCCGGCGATTCTACTCAACAGCGTCGCCGTCGCGACGATCCTGCGCGAGGAAGGCGGCGTGGAGCCGGCGATCGCGGCCGGGCACAGTCTCGGCGAATACTCGGCCCTCGCGGCGGTCGGCGTGCTCGCGCCGATGGACGCGCTGCGCATCGTGCGCAAGCGCGGCGAGCTGATGTACGAGGCGGGGCTGCGCCAGCCCGGCACGATGGCGGCGATCATCGGCCTGGAGGCGGAGACGGTCGAGGAGATCTGCCGCGCCGCGTCGACGGGCGAAGAGACGGTCGTCATCGCCAATCTCAATTCCCCCGGGCAGATCGTCGTCTCCGGGCACATTCCGGCAGTCGAGCGCGCCATGGAATCGGCCACGGCCGCGGGGGCGAAGAAGGCGGTCAAGCTGAACGTCTCCGGCGCCTTCCATTCGCCGCTCGTCGCCTCGGCACAGGATGAGCTCGTCTCCTTCATCGGGCAGTTCGACTTCCATCCCGCCCGTGCGGGAGTCGTTTCGAACGCCGACGCGAAACTCGTCCGCGAGCGCGGCGAGATCGTCGATGCGCTCTCGCGCCAGCTCACCAGCCCCGTGCGATGGACCGAATCGATGCGCGTCCTTCTCGACGGATGGGACGGGGAGATCATGGAGATCGGTCCGGGCAAGGTCCTTTCCGGCCTCATGAAGCGCATCGACCGGTCGCGGCCGGTCGAGACGGTCGGCACGGCCGCGGCGCTCGAGGCGTACGTCGCGCCCGAGGTCGAGATCGCCTGA
- a CDS encoding DUF3467 domain-containing protein gives MDTEQKQTSLPVEIDEKAAEGTYSNFVVTAHTASEFILDFARMLPGFKKARVHSRIIMTPQSAKSLLIVLSRTVEQYEKNFGPIAPPGGPGGASPMGFHPGSDSGKSKMH, from the coding sequence ATGGACACGGAGCAGAAGCAGACATCCCTCCCGGTCGAGATCGACGAGAAGGCCGCCGAGGGGACCTATTCGAATTTCGTCGTTACCGCCCATACCGCCTCGGAGTTCATCCTCGATTTCGCCCGGATGCTCCCCGGCTTCAAGAAGGCGCGGGTGCACTCGCGGATCATCATGACGCCGCAGTCGGCGAAATCCCTCCTCATCGTCCTGAGCCGCACCGTGGAGCAGTACGAGAAGAACTTCGGCCCGATCGCGCCTCCGGGCGGCCCGGGCGGCGCGTCGCCGATGGGATTCCATCCGGGATCGGATTCGGGGAAGAGCAAGATGCACTAG
- the sucD gene encoding succinate--CoA ligase subunit alpha, with protein MSILVDRETRLVVQGITGRDGAFHTAQMIEYGTRVVAGVTPGKGGQTTGDGVPVFDYVDEAVRETGANTSVIYVPAAFAADAACEAADAGISLVVCISEGIPVKDMVRVLPYVRARGARLLGPNSPGVISPGKAKVGIMPGHIHLEGRVGIVSRSGTLTYEVVYHLTKAGIGQSTCLGVGGDPVVGLNLLDTMDLFAADGETDAVVIIGEIGGNDEELAAEKIRAGYPKKTVAFIAGRTAPPGKRMGHAGAIVTGGTGTAAEKTAAFEAAGVAVADTPAGIADIVKSFPA; from the coding sequence ATGAGCATCCTCGTCGACAGGGAGACGCGGCTCGTCGTCCAGGGCATCACGGGGCGCGACGGCGCATTCCATACGGCGCAGATGATCGAGTACGGGACGCGGGTCGTCGCCGGCGTCACCCCCGGCAAGGGCGGGCAGACGACCGGAGACGGGGTACCCGTGTTCGACTACGTGGACGAGGCGGTTCGCGAAACCGGCGCGAACACGAGCGTGATATACGTTCCGGCGGCCTTCGCCGCCGATGCCGCATGCGAGGCGGCCGACGCCGGGATCTCTCTCGTCGTCTGCATCTCCGAGGGGATCCCCGTCAAGGACATGGTGCGCGTGCTGCCCTACGTCCGGGCGCGGGGCGCGCGGCTCCTCGGCCCGAACAGCCCGGGAGTCATATCGCCCGGGAAGGCGAAGGTCGGCATCATGCCCGGCCACATCCATCTCGAGGGCCGAGTGGGAATCGTCTCTCGCAGTGGCACGCTCACCTACGAGGTGGTGTATCATCTGACGAAGGCGGGGATCGGGCAGTCCACCTGCCTCGGCGTCGGCGGCGATCCCGTCGTCGGCCTGAACCTGCTCGACACGATGGATCTCTTCGCCGCGGACGGGGAGACCGACGCGGTGGTCATCATCGGGGAGATCGGCGGGAACGACGAGGAGCTCGCCGCGGAGAAGATACGCGCCGGCTACCCGAAGAAGACGGTCGCGTTCATCGCCGGCCGCACCGCGCCCCCGGGCAAGCGGATGGGACACGCCGGGGCGATCGTCACCGGCGGCACCGGCACCGCCGCCGAGAAGACGGCCGCCTTCGAGGCCGCCGGGGTGGCGGTGGCCGACACGCCGGCCGGGATCGCCGACATCGTGAAATCATTTCCGGCGTAG
- the ndk gene encoding nucleoside-diphosphate kinase, producing the protein MQKTYMMIKPEAVQAGKQGEIIDFVLRNGFAITQMKLFRFDREQAGEFYGVHREKPFFADLIEYITGGPVIGMQVEKEEAVTLVRELVGATNPADARPGTIRYMYGTSLQANAVHASDAPETAEKELAIVFGDD; encoded by the coding sequence GTGCAGAAGACCTACATGATGATCAAGCCCGAGGCCGTGCAGGCCGGGAAACAGGGGGAGATCATCGATTTCGTGCTCAGGAACGGATTTGCCATCACGCAAATGAAGCTCTTCCGCTTCGACCGGGAGCAGGCCGGCGAATTCTACGGCGTGCACCGGGAGAAGCCCTTCTTCGCGGACCTGATCGAGTACATCACCGGCGGACCGGTCATCGGGATGCAGGTCGAGAAGGAGGAAGCCGTCACCCTGGTGCGGGAACTCGTCGGGGCGACGAATCCCGCCGACGCGCGTCCGGGCACGATCCGGTACATGTACGGGACGAGTCTCCAGGCCAACGCGGTGCATGCCTCGGACGCCCCGGAGACCGCCGAAAAAGAACTTGCGATCGTCTTCGGTGACGATTAA
- a CDS encoding ketoacyl-ACP synthase III: MGYYVPERVLTNHDLEQMVDTTDEWIVTRSGIRERHIAADDQAASDLSYEAARKALADADIDPADLDLIIVASVTPDMSFPATGCLLQDRLGATRAAAFDLSAACSGFIYGTSVGRAMIANGQADRILVVGVELLSRITDWDDRATCVLFGDGAGAVVLEPCEPGDGILSSFMQSDGSLGDLLYRPGGGSRMPLTEERLREGMQYTKMKGNDLFKYAVRSMVDAAHRTLGDAGLSTGDVDYLIPHQANIRIIEGVRKRLKLKKNQVIVNIDRIGNTSSASIPIALGEMREQGMLKKGDLVIMVAFGGGLTWGSVLFRV; the protein is encoded by the coding sequence ATGGGCTACTACGTTCCCGAGCGGGTGCTGACGAATCACGATCTCGAACAGATGGTCGACACGACCGACGAATGGATCGTCACCCGTTCCGGGATCAGGGAACGCCACATCGCGGCGGACGACCAGGCGGCGAGCGATCTCTCGTACGAGGCCGCCCGGAAGGCCCTCGCCGACGCGGACATCGATCCGGCCGATCTCGATCTCATCATCGTCGCATCGGTCACCCCCGACATGTCCTTTCCCGCGACCGGATGCCTGCTGCAGGACCGGCTCGGCGCGACACGGGCCGCGGCCTTCGATCTCAGCGCCGCCTGCTCCGGCTTCATCTACGGGACGAGCGTCGGGCGCGCGATGATCGCCAACGGCCAGGCCGACCGCATCCTCGTGGTGGGCGTCGAGCTCCTCTCGCGGATCACCGACTGGGACGACCGCGCCACCTGCGTCCTCTTCGGCGACGGGGCCGGCGCCGTCGTGCTCGAGCCCTGCGAGCCGGGCGACGGGATCCTCTCCAGCTTCATGCAGAGCGACGGCTCCCTCGGCGACCTGCTCTACCGGCCGGGGGGCGGTTCGCGGATGCCCTTGACCGAGGAACGGCTGCGGGAGGGGATGCAGTACACGAAGATGAAGGGGAACGACCTCTTCAAGTACGCCGTCCGCTCGATGGTCGACGCGGCGCACCGGACACTCGGCGACGCGGGGCTGTCGACCGGGGACGTGGATTACCTCATTCCGCACCAGGCGAACATCCGGATCATCGAGGGCGTGAGGAAACGCTTGAAACTGAAGAAGAATCAGGTCATCGTCAACATAGACCGCATCGGCAACACCTCGTCGGCGAGCATCCCGATCGCTCTCGGCGAGATGCGGGAGCAGGGGATGCTGAAGAAGGGCGATCTCGTCATCATGGTCGCCTTCGGCGGGGGGCTCACGTGGGGCTCCGTCCTGTTCCGGGTCTGA
- the plsX gene encoding phosphate acyltransferase PlsX, with translation MRIGLDAMGGDNAPVGIIDGAIEAVRERDGRIEVVLVGPERVVREYLEEHGYGDDHIEIVDAPETIGMNESPSQAIRRKKDSSIVRAMLLQKEGAVKAVVSAGSTGAAVVSSLFYLGRLNGIDRPAIALWWPTKTGTSIILDGGANADCTPRNLLQFAEMGAVYAEYFLGMKSPRVGLLSNGEESSKGNELTREAHALLAASDLDFAGNVEGGDVFEGAVDVVVTDGFTGNVMLKFSESVFGYFNWMIRKGVDSSVLARIGAAMMRPVFRGMKRKLDYAEYGGMPLLGVNGVTIIGHGGSSARAAKNAILAAERFVESGINEHIRARTEETGE, from the coding sequence ATGAGAATCGGTCTTGACGCAATGGGCGGCGACAACGCGCCGGTGGGTATCATCGACGGCGCGATCGAGGCCGTGCGCGAACGGGACGGGCGGATCGAGGTCGTCCTCGTCGGTCCGGAACGGGTCGTGCGGGAATATCTCGAGGAACACGGGTACGGCGACGATCACATCGAGATCGTCGACGCGCCCGAGACGATCGGGATGAACGAGAGCCCGTCGCAGGCGATCCGGCGCAAGAAGGATTCCTCGATCGTCAGGGCGATGCTCCTGCAGAAGGAGGGCGCGGTCAAGGCCGTCGTGAGCGCCGGGAGCACCGGCGCGGCGGTGGTCTCGTCGCTCTTCTACCTCGGCCGGCTGAACGGGATCGACCGCCCGGCGATCGCTCTCTGGTGGCCGACGAAGACGGGGACGTCAATCATCCTCGACGGGGGCGCCAACGCCGACTGCACGCCGCGGAATTTGCTCCAGTTCGCCGAGATGGGGGCGGTCTACGCGGAATATTTCCTCGGCATGAAATCCCCCCGCGTGGGGCTGCTCTCGAACGGTGAGGAGTCGTCGAAGGGAAACGAGCTCACGCGCGAGGCCCACGCGCTCCTGGCGGCGAGCGATCTCGATTTCGCGGGGAACGTCGAGGGAGGGGACGTGTTCGAGGGAGCCGTCGACGTCGTCGTCACCGACGGTTTCACCGGGAACGTCATGCTGAAGTTTTCCGAGAGCGTCTTCGGCTACTTCAACTGGATGATACGGAAAGGGGTCGATTCGTCCGTGCTGGCGAGGATCGGGGCGGCGATGATGCGGCCCGTGTTCCGCGGGATGAAGCGGAAACTCGACTACGCGGAGTACGGCGGGATGCCGCTGCTCGGCGTGAACGGCGTGACGATCATCGGCCATGGCGGATCGTCCGCCCGCGCGGCGAAGAACGCGATCCTCGCGGCGGAGCGGTTCGTCGAGAGCGGAATCAACGAGCATATCAGGGCACGAACGGAGGAGACGGGGGAGTGA
- the rfaE2 gene encoding D-glycero-beta-D-manno-heptose 1-phosphate adenylyltransferase, which yields MEEATERIVQREDLPRLRERHAGERIVFTNGCFDILHRGHVELLASARELGDLLVVGLNSDDSVRRLGKGDGRPFNRQDDRAYLLLMLRCVDCVTIFDEDTPLETIAALRPDVLAKGAEYAPGEIVGADIVEENGGEVVRIDMVGAHSTSALVRRIREEADAP from the coding sequence ATGGAAGAGGCAACCGAACGCATCGTGCAGAGAGAGGACCTGCCCCGGCTGCGAGAGCGGCACGCCGGCGAGCGGATCGTCTTCACGAACGGCTGTTTCGATATCCTGCACCGCGGCCACGTCGAGTTGCTCGCCTCGGCCCGCGAACTGGGCGACCTGCTCGTCGTCGGTCTCAACAGCGACGACTCGGTGCGCCGCCTCGGCAAGGGGGACGGGCGCCCCTTCAACCGGCAGGACGACCGGGCGTACCTGCTCCTCATGCTCAGGTGCGTCGATTGCGTGACGATCTTCGACGAGGACACGCCGCTCGAGACGATCGCCGCGCTCAGGCCCGACGTCCTCGCGAAGGGCGCCGAGTACGCCCCGGGCGAGATCGTCGGGGCCGACATCGTCGAGGAGAACGGGGGGGAGGTCGTGCGGATCGACATGGTCGGCGCGCACTCGACGTCCGCCCTGGTGAGAAGAATACGAGAGGAGGCCGACGCGCCCTGA
- a CDS encoding DUF177 domain-containing protein: MELDLGHSADRDGFSFRETFTLPTEEGGEALCAVAVEGTSSRTGSRYYVDAAVTGTLTVDCSRCLGPYEHPVDVAFRLVLQRGAHDAPPESIEDDDFVFLDERAEYAFDLFPRVREAVILDLPIRFLCDDGCRGLCPACGANLNEGDCGCEREEGDPRWGALRKLLNRSDES; this comes from the coding sequence ATGGAACTCGACCTCGGCCACAGCGCCGACCGGGACGGGTTTTCTTTCCGGGAGACGTTCACCCTCCCGACCGAGGAGGGGGGGGAAGCGCTCTGCGCGGTCGCCGTCGAGGGGACCTCGTCGAGGACGGGGAGCCGGTACTACGTCGACGCCGCCGTCACGGGCACCCTGACGGTCGATTGCTCGCGATGCCTCGGGCCGTACGAGCATCCCGTGGACGTGGCGTTCAGGCTCGTGCTCCAGCGAGGGGCGCACGACGCGCCGCCGGAGAGCATCGAGGACGACGATTTCGTTTTCCTGGACGAGAGGGCCGAGTACGCGTTCGATCTCTTCCCGCGCGTGCGGGAGGCGGTCATTCTCGACCTGCCCATCCGCTTTCTCTGCGACGACGGATGCCGGGGTCTGTGCCCGGCCTGCGGCGCCAACCTGAACGAGGGCGACTGCGGCTGCGAACGCGAGGAGGGGGATCCGCGCTGGGGGGCGCTGAGAAAACTGTTGAACCGCTCGGACGAGAGTTGA
- the sucC gene encoding ADP-forming succinate--CoA ligase subunit beta has protein sequence MKMHEADARGVFAAHGLPVPPSRLVWTADEAEAAAGELGCPVVVKAQVLVGGRGKAGGVKLASTPGEAAAKAEAILGMEIKGLRVEKVLVAKAVDIAEEFYVGMVIDRITRRPMMMVSPEGGVDIEEVARTAPEKILKTTIDPSAGLLAFQLRRQAAFLSGDRDVARQVAGVLPRLFDAFMAVDASLAEINPLVVDPAGKVWAIDAKINIDDNALYRQPAIADLRDDADADPGEVESREHGLSFVKLDGGIGCIVNGAGLAMATMDMIKHFGAEPANFLDIGGSSSPEKVLAAMKIILRDPNVRSILINIFGGITRCDDVALGIIEAKKQLGIEVPLVVRLTGTNEERARELLAGTDLVPAASMEEGVRKAIDVARGSAGEKGRDA, from the coding sequence GTGAAAATGCACGAAGCGGACGCACGCGGCGTCTTCGCCGCCCACGGCCTGCCCGTGCCGCCGAGCCGGCTCGTCTGGACGGCGGACGAGGCGGAGGCGGCCGCCGGCGAGCTCGGTTGCCCGGTCGTCGTCAAGGCGCAGGTCCTCGTGGGCGGACGGGGCAAGGCGGGGGGCGTCAAGCTCGCCTCGACTCCCGGGGAGGCGGCCGCGAAGGCGGAGGCGATCCTCGGCATGGAGATCAAGGGCCTGCGCGTCGAGAAGGTCCTCGTGGCGAAGGCGGTGGACATCGCCGAGGAGTTCTACGTGGGCATGGTGATCGACAGGATCACCCGGCGGCCGATGATGATGGTCTCGCCCGAGGGGGGCGTCGACATCGAGGAAGTCGCCCGGACGGCGCCGGAGAAGATCCTCAAGACCACCATCGATCCCTCCGCCGGCCTGCTCGCCTTCCAGCTGCGCAGGCAGGCGGCATTCCTCTCGGGCGACCGCGACGTCGCCCGGCAGGTCGCCGGCGTGCTCCCGCGTCTCTTCGACGCCTTCATGGCGGTCGACGCCTCGCTCGCGGAGATCAACCCCCTCGTCGTCGATCCGGCGGGGAAGGTCTGGGCGATCGACGCGAAGATCAACATCGACGACAACGCCCTCTACCGGCAGCCGGCGATCGCCGACCTCCGCGACGACGCCGATGCCGATCCGGGCGAGGTCGAGTCGAGAGAGCACGGCCTCTCCTTCGTGAAGCTCGACGGCGGGATCGGCTGCATCGTCAACGGCGCCGGGCTCGCCATGGCCACGATGGACATGATCAAGCACTTCGGCGCGGAACCGGCCAATTTCCTCGACATCGGCGGTTCCTCGAGCCCGGAGAAGGTCCTCGCCGCGATGAAGATCATCCTCCGCGACCCGAACGTCCGCTCGATCCTCATCAACATCTTCGGCGGGATCACCCGGTGCGACGACGTCGCGCTCGGGATCATCGAGGCGAAAAAGCAGCTCGGCATCGAGGTGCCCCTCGTCGTCCGTCTCACCGGGACGAACGAGGAACGGGCCCGAGAGCTGCTCGCCGGCACCGACCTCGTTCCCGCCGCCTCCATGGAGGAAGGCGTGCGGAAGGCCATCGACGTCGCCCGCGGCAGCGCCGGCGAGAAAGGGAGGGACGCATGA